From Carassius auratus strain Wakin chromosome 1, ASM336829v1, whole genome shotgun sequence, the proteins below share one genomic window:
- the LOC113041951 gene encoding piggyBac transposable element-derived protein 4-like, with translation MCSTLHTAHAGNTVQRRVRDPDGRWVLKDISIPPAVKEYNRCMGGVDLSVALISYYKVIHKTQKWYKTFFYHFMDIAVVNAFLLYKDITKGKGQVPMHQKAFRVTLVEELAAAAGRPAPSQTPHTAHHKPVHISGHSTAGRLRCRHCQVKTPVKCSSCDVPLCFIPNRDCYNDWHVANNI, from the exons ATGTGTTCCACACTCCACACAGCCCATGCGGGGAACACGGTTCAGAGGAGAGTCAGAGATCCAGATGGGCGCTGGGTGTTGAAGGACATCTCTATCCCACCAGCAGTGAAGGAGTACAACCG GTGCATGGGTGGAGTGGACCTATCGGTTGCCCTGATAAGTTATTATAAAGTCATCCACAAGACCCAGAAGTGgtataagacttttttttatcacttcatGGACATTGCAGTAGTGAATGCCTTCCTTCTCTACAAGGACATCACTAAAGGAAAAGGACAGGTACCCATGCACCAAAAGGCCTTTAGGGTGACACTAGTTGAGGAGCTGGCAGCAGCAGCTGGCAGACCTGCTCCATCACAAACACCACACACTGCACATCATAAGCCGGTGCATATCAGTGGACACAGCACTGCAGGTCGTCTGAGGTGCAGACACTGCCAGGTAAAAACACCAGTAAAGTGCTCCTCCTGCGATGTGCCTTTGTGCTTTATTCCAAATAGGGATTGTTATAATGATTGGCATGTTGCTAATAACATTTGA